A section of the Veillonella criceti genome encodes:
- a CDS encoding protein arginine kinase, giving the protein MLDKILDEPLSSWLRSTDPIGDIHSHIVLSSRIRLARNFKSLQFTNRNHEASLKDVESRMRGVLGTLKAADGREYSNISLDKLSDTEREILVEKHLMSPQMGQKLPYRSLVVADDASVAIMVNEEDHIRIQTMEAGLHLQEALEHALKIDDAIESKCDYAFNERYGYLTACPTNVGTGMRASAMLHLPALAMTGRINRLIRSITQLGYSVRGLYGEGSQALGNIYQISNQVTMGISEEDTITQLQKVLEKLVQEEVKAREAIRNGDFEAFEDRVWRAFGTLQYARRLSGEEALGLLSDVQLGMDLGVLPQHSADVFNELVVTTRPNFLSKYAGKESMTASERDSYRAKVVRDRLAR; this is encoded by the coding sequence ATGTTAGACAAAATTTTAGATGAACCTTTAAGTAGCTGGCTACGTAGTACAGATCCTATCGGTGATATACATTCTCATATTGTACTATCTAGTCGTATTCGATTAGCACGTAATTTTAAGAGCTTGCAATTTACTAATCGGAATCACGAAGCGTCTTTGAAAGATGTTGAAAGCCGGATGCGCGGTGTGTTAGGCACTTTAAAAGCCGCCGACGGTCGTGAGTACTCCAACATTAGTTTAGATAAATTATCGGACACAGAACGTGAAATTTTAGTGGAAAAGCATTTGATGAGTCCACAAATGGGCCAAAAGTTACCTTATCGCAGTTTAGTAGTCGCTGATGATGCTTCTGTAGCCATTATGGTTAACGAAGAAGATCATATCCGAATTCAGACGATGGAAGCGGGTCTTCATCTGCAAGAAGCACTAGAACACGCGCTGAAAATTGATGATGCGATTGAAAGTAAATGTGATTATGCGTTTAATGAACGTTATGGCTATTTAACCGCTTGTCCTACTAATGTAGGCACAGGGATGCGTGCTTCGGCGATGCTTCACTTGCCAGCCTTAGCCATGACGGGTCGTATTAATCGACTTATTCGTAGTATTACACAATTAGGTTACTCCGTGCGTGGTTTATATGGCGAAGGATCACAGGCACTTGGTAATATTTATCAAATCTCTAATCAAGTAACGATGGGAATTAGTGAAGAAGATACAATTACTCAGTTACAGAAAGTGCTTGAAAAATTGGTGCAAGAAGAAGTAAAAGCGCGTGAAGCGATTCGAAATGGTGATTTTGAAGCTTTTGAAGACAGGGTATGGCGTGCTTTTGGTACCTTGCAGTATGCTCGACGTCTTTCTGGTGAAGAGGCGTTAGGTCTTCTTAGCGATGTCCAGTTAGGTATGGATTTAGGTGTATTACCACAGCATTCAGCCGATGTATTTAATGAATTAGTGGTCACTACACGACCTAATTTCTTAAGTAAGTATGCTGGTAAGGAAAGTATGACAGCATCTGAACGAGATAGTTATCGAGCAAAAGTTGTGAGAGATCGCTTGGCTCGTTAA
- a CDS encoding UvrB/UvrC motif-containing protein, which produces MLCDNCKQNEATVHMTRVVNGKKTERHLCNVCAAKQPNDGFGSQGFMNFGPSLLDNDFFTNDFFTNTLYPDSLLNPRQETRCSQCGMTFSEFNQTGKFGCDHCYDTFEAQIAPLVKRLQGSLSYEGRVPSRGTGVFKTKHQIKRLRQELDKAVKAEQFEEAVRLRDEIKVLEESIHKDNQ; this is translated from the coding sequence ATGTTATGTGATAATTGTAAACAAAATGAAGCAACCGTACATATGACACGAGTTGTAAATGGTAAAAAAACTGAACGTCATTTATGTAATGTTTGTGCAGCTAAGCAACCAAATGATGGGTTTGGTAGCCAAGGTTTTATGAATTTTGGTCCATCGCTGTTAGATAATGATTTTTTTACTAATGATTTCTTTACAAATACTTTGTATCCAGATAGTCTATTAAATCCACGGCAAGAAACACGTTGTAGTCAATGTGGCATGACATTTAGTGAATTTAATCAAACAGGTAAGTTTGGTTGTGACCACTGTTACGATACTTTTGAAGCGCAAATTGCACCATTGGTAAAACGTTTGCAAGGGTCTTTGTCCTATGAAGGGCGTGTACCAAGTCGAGGAACAGGTGTTTTTAAAACGAAACATCAAATTAAGCGTTTGCGCCAAGAATTAGATAAAGCTGTAAAAGCAGAACAGTTTGAGGAAGCTGTTCGGTTGCGAGATGAAATTAAAGTATTAGAAGAATCGATACATAAGGATAATCAATAG
- a CDS encoding CtsR family transcriptional regulator, whose protein sequence is MGILADRIEKFILAKLLEEQAKEEGIVLRRNELADELNCAPSQISYVLSTRFSNDRGFIVESRRGLGGFISITRIPVKALLEAPKQQQTTESSDKPLTMGMIDNSLFELMQQKLLRKREAALLHEAFAILMEEPERKTREHKVRRLFEQVVAMVKEG, encoded by the coding sequence ATGGGTATTCTAGCGGATCGTATTGAAAAATTTATTTTAGCAAAGTTACTAGAAGAACAAGCTAAAGAAGAAGGTATTGTGTTACGTCGTAATGAATTAGCTGATGAACTCAATTGTGCACCGTCACAGATTAGTTATGTTCTAAGTACACGGTTTTCTAATGATCGCGGTTTTATTGTAGAGTCTCGTCGAGGCCTTGGTGGTTTTATTAGTATTACACGGATTCCTGTTAAAGCATTATTGGAAGCACCAAAACAGCAACAAACTACTGAATCAAGTGATAAACCATTAACTATGGGCATGATAGATAATTCTCTATTTGAATTAATGCAACAAAAGTTGTTACGTAAACGAGAGGCTGCACTTTTACATGAAGCCTTTGCAATATTGATGGAAGAGCCTGAACGTAAGACTCGAGAGCACAAAGTACGCCGCTTATTTGAACAAGTGGTAGCTATGGTGAAGGAGGGATAA
- a CDS encoding ferritin: MNKNIAKALNEQVIFEFNSAYLYLALSLAMADARFKGLSAWLRLQYQEEMDHAFKIIDYLESRNATTTLGDIKAQAVEVSDPLKVAEMVYNHEQVITGKINDLYALATEEKDYATVNFLNWFITEQVEEEASARDLVDEFTFAGDSRASQLFVDARLGNRQQ, encoded by the coding sequence ATGAATAAGAATATCGCAAAAGCATTAAATGAACAGGTTATTTTTGAATTTAATTCCGCATACTTATATTTAGCATTGTCTTTGGCAATGGCTGATGCTCGTTTTAAAGGTTTATCAGCATGGTTACGTTTACAATACCAAGAAGAAATGGATCATGCTTTTAAAATTATTGATTATTTAGAAAGCCGTAATGCTACGACTACATTGGGTGATATTAAAGCACAGGCTGTTGAAGTCTCTGATCCATTGAAAGTAGCTGAAATGGTTTATAATCATGAACAAGTTATTACTGGTAAAATTAATGATTTGTATGCATTAGCTACTGAAGAAAAAGACTATGCAACAGTTAACTTCTTAAACTGGTTTATTACTGAACAGGTTGAAGAAGAAGCTAGTGCTCGTGATTTAGTTGATGAATTTACATTTGCTGGTGATAGCCGTGCAAGCCAATTGTTCGTGGATGCTCGCTTGGGTAATCGTCAACAATAA
- a CDS encoding ABC transporter ATP-binding protein has protein sequence MLTVDNLVIRFPKPHSKLIFKKEYQTILHNITFSVKQGECLGILGESGSGKSTIGKVICGLLTPYKGTVTLSDTVLYGKEKIEPGILSVVFQDYTTSVNSRFTVRDIIKESLVVLQRRTQVKLDFDKETIELLELVGLSADFINRYPHQLSGGQLQRVCIARAIAVKPELILFDEAISSLDAHTQVQIMDLLMKVKAIYNFTYIFITHDLPSVTYMCDRVLFLNKGQVAEIIPVEMISEVRSEYARKLLHSILEINRE, from the coding sequence ATGTTAACTGTAGATAATCTAGTCATACGTTTTCCAAAACCTCATAGCAAGTTAATTTTTAAAAAGGAATATCAAACGATTTTACATAATATAACGTTTTCTGTAAAACAAGGAGAATGTTTGGGGATTCTTGGCGAATCAGGTAGTGGTAAGAGTACGATTGGTAAAGTTATATGTGGGTTGTTAACACCCTATAAAGGGACTGTTACTCTGAGTGATACCGTATTATATGGTAAAGAAAAAATAGAACCAGGAATTTTGTCGGTTGTATTTCAAGATTACACAACATCGGTGAATAGTCGTTTTACAGTTCGTGATATTATTAAAGAATCCCTAGTAGTCTTACAGCGACGTACTCAGGTTAAATTAGATTTTGATAAAGAGACTATTGAATTATTAGAATTAGTAGGATTGTCTGCTGATTTTATTAATCGGTATCCTCATCAGTTATCTGGAGGGCAATTACAACGTGTATGTATTGCACGGGCTATTGCAGTGAAACCAGAACTTATTCTGTTTGATGAAGCCATTAGTTCTTTAGATGCTCATACACAAGTTCAAATTATGGATTTGTTGATGAAAGTTAAAGCGATATATAATTTTACCTATATATTTATTACACATGATTTACCATCAGTTACGTATATGTGCGATCGTGTATTATTTCTTAACAAGGGGCAGGTAGCAGAAATCATACCTGTTGAAATGATTAGTGAAGTTAGGAGTGAGTATGCCAGAAAATTATTGCACTCTATTTTAGAAATTAATAGAGAGTAA
- a CDS encoding ABC transporter ATP-binding protein, translating into MSLLVVNNLSLVHHNKVREKQILNNVSFSLEAGSCLGILGESGSGKSMTAKAILGILSRDFTVSGEALFKGKNLLTMSPLELRPLRGLEIGMIMQNPMTCFDPLYKIGNQMFETFETHALFPKSEWQANAVAILKKMHIREPEDVLNKFPHQLSGGMLQRIMIGIAMAMKPEILICDEPTTAIDSITQYEIIKEFKTIKESKEVAMIFITHDISVISHLADEIMVLNNGQVADYGTFKDILTSPKDAYTKMLIEQKLAVANRYRQMLYNNQVAETVTGVGKGQRNREQNTSLWPEMVGREATC; encoded by the coding sequence ATGAGCTTATTAGTGGTCAATAATTTATCCCTTGTACATCATAATAAAGTGCGTGAAAAACAAATTTTAAATAATGTATCTTTTTCATTAGAAGCAGGCTCCTGTTTAGGGATTTTAGGAGAGTCTGGTAGCGGGAAAAGCATGACGGCTAAGGCCATTTTAGGAATTTTGAGCCGAGATTTTACTGTCTCCGGTGAGGCCTTGTTTAAGGGAAAAAATTTACTAACTATGTCGCCATTGGAGTTAAGGCCTTTGCGGGGATTAGAGATTGGTATGATTATGCAAAATCCTATGACTTGTTTTGATCCTCTTTATAAAATAGGAAATCAGATGTTTGAAACGTTTGAAACACATGCTCTGTTTCCCAAAAGCGAATGGCAGGCTAATGCTGTGGCGATACTTAAAAAAATGCATATTCGAGAGCCAGAGGATGTACTTAATAAATTTCCGCATCAATTAAGTGGTGGTATGTTACAACGTATTATGATTGGCATTGCTATGGCTATGAAGCCAGAAATTTTAATTTGTGATGAACCAACTACCGCTATTGACAGCATTACACAGTATGAAATTATTAAAGAGTTTAAGACAATTAAAGAATCTAAAGAGGTAGCTATGATTTTTATTACGCATGATATTAGCGTGATTTCTCATTTGGCTGATGAAATTATGGTATTGAATAACGGACAAGTGGCTGATTATGGCACATTCAAAGATATTTTGACAAGTCCTAAAGATGCCTATACGAAGATGTTAATTGAACAGAAGTTAGCTGTTGCCAATCGATATCGACAAATGTTGTATAACAATCAGGTAGCAGAGACTGTCACCGGAGTTGGTAAGGGGCAGCGTAATAGGGAACAGAATACATCCTTATGGCCGGAAATGGTGGGAAGGGAGGCTACATGTTAA
- the opp1C gene encoding nickel/cobalt ABC transporter permease produces the protein MIRLLLKNNMVVGLSSFILFIALAGILAPWIAPYDPYESNILMKFAPYSAEHWFGTDHLGRDIFSRLIYGIRPTLFLSVLTMLATIGLGAVMGLLSGYFRGIIDEVIMRVVDMMLSFPSQIMIFAVIALLGVDVQNIIIANVLIKWAWYARMIRTNVMKYRDKNFILYSRCIGSTERFIMIRHLLPSISSEMAVLASLDVGWTIINISTLSFLGLGIQAPLPEWGAMLNEAKNVLTVNPIQMLVPGIAIVVLVSAFNLLGDAIRDALDPKEVQE, from the coding sequence ATGATTCGTTTATTGTTAAAGAATAATATGGTAGTTGGTTTAAGTTCGTTTATTCTATTCATAGCGTTAGCGGGAATTTTGGCACCTTGGATTGCGCCTTATGATCCCTATGAAAGCAATATTTTGATGAAGTTTGCGCCTTATAGTGCAGAGCACTGGTTTGGCACCGACCATTTAGGCCGTGATATTTTTTCTCGACTAATATATGGGATTCGGCCTACGTTATTTTTATCGGTATTAACGATGTTAGCTACGATTGGTTTAGGTGCCGTTATGGGATTATTATCTGGTTATTTCAGAGGTATTATTGATGAAGTCATTATGCGTGTTGTTGATATGATGTTATCGTTTCCAAGTCAGATTATGATATTTGCCGTTATTGCCCTATTAGGTGTGGATGTACAAAATATTATTATTGCCAATGTTCTTATTAAATGGGCTTGGTATGCACGCATGATTCGGACAAATGTTATGAAATATCGGGATAAAAATTTTATTCTGTATTCTCGTTGTATTGGAAGTACGGAACGTTTTATTATGATTCGTCATTTATTACCAAGTATTAGTTCTGAAATGGCCGTGCTTGCGAGTCTCGATGTAGGATGGACCATTATCAATATTTCGACATTGTCTTTTTTGGGCCTTGGTATACAGGCTCCTTTACCTGAGTGGGGGGCGATGCTTAATGAGGCAAAAAATGTATTAACAGTGAATCCTATCCAAATGTTAGTACCGGGGATTGCGATTGTAGTATTAGTATCGGCGTTTAATCTATTAGGCGATGCTATTCGAGACGCGCTTGATCCGAAGGAGGTGCAGGAATGA